A stretch of the Saprospiraceae bacterium genome encodes the following:
- a CDS encoding DUF3854 domain-containing protein codes for MSGYAQTRLKSIGFNPDTDYAFFKANPDEPFGQAQKKPIFWADDKDNLCIGVFGLDREFITVDLKASRSKLDNKIFHFIRWSEPKIIDGEEKKITPVVSGQGVYPYIPLSVVEKFKTKTKINTLVITEGQIKAYVGSKYGLDIVGIPGIQIWNAGGQSGIFQAIANIITTCQVEVLIYLSDADTLAVEWKEGKDLGKRPQNFCNAVIQFKERTRDFGCKQYYAHINEKSLSKGIDDLLIDNKNEAAQIINDLIANTGSTTHFNKMDLGSKTITKIKEYFGIDDDVKSFYNKYEHIIGLRPFVYLRGLYIWDEITNKVKYEKCGESAQFIMVDSTYFINGGIPTKYGEVENVLKPIKPAGIKGMFKNKSRAFINEESFKIFIGKLLYDIPYYNGFINRPGHLDYKKEFVVHDKDGHEMKYYNKYLPLSHNPEEGDIPLSLDFIKHIFGTGTITHNGKVYNEWDLGLDYLQLLYMDPCQMLPILFLVSNERGTGKTKFWEWVGAIFQGNVKPINSHQLNGQFTSLFASSLLVYIDEAFLDKKETMEKLKSLVASEKGKLEYKGVDSDIIDNFLKVGGSSNDEESFVQITDEEVRYWIRKIKPIPQEKQYKTWFTQLRKEIPALLYYLERRTMATEYEHRQWFAPELIKTEALDAIVRESRSSMEITIEEVVRDYMSMHNKAVVQLSTPDLKELIQENTTKLSTLRWALEQKMGLKNTGVNREYEKYKMEYDNLEQVEKTVTVFKKSTPYTITASSVFSLEQIFDTFTNVQIFEMEKKELHLYGKSLFWKKFNIRNKEILRKVDVFKPRSNNALEMLIKECGTFQEAYQTTYEINENI; via the coding sequence ATGAGTGGTTACGCACAAACTCGCCTTAAATCAATTGGCTTCAATCCGGATACGGATTATGCTTTTTTCAAAGCCAATCCGGACGAGCCTTTTGGACAGGCTCAAAAGAAACCTATCTTTTGGGCTGATGACAAAGACAATCTGTGTATCGGGGTATTTGGTCTGGATCGGGAATTCATAACCGTTGACCTTAAAGCCTCCAGGTCAAAACTTGACAATAAAATTTTTCACTTCATTCGTTGGTCTGAGCCAAAAATCATAGATGGCGAAGAGAAAAAGATTACTCCCGTTGTATCTGGCCAAGGAGTTTATCCATACATACCGCTTAGTGTTGTTGAAAAATTCAAAACCAAAACTAAGATTAATACTCTGGTAATTACTGAAGGGCAGATCAAAGCATACGTTGGTTCTAAATATGGCTTGGATATCGTAGGGATCCCGGGGATCCAAATTTGGAACGCTGGAGGACAAAGTGGAATATTTCAAGCAATTGCCAATATCATAACCACCTGCCAGGTTGAAGTCCTAATTTACTTGTCAGATGCAGATACATTAGCTGTAGAATGGAAAGAAGGAAAGGACCTTGGTAAAAGGCCTCAGAATTTTTGTAATGCAGTAATTCAATTTAAAGAGCGTACACGCGATTTTGGTTGTAAACAGTACTATGCTCATATCAATGAGAAATCATTAAGTAAAGGCATTGACGATTTATTAATCGACAATAAAAATGAAGCTGCACAGATCATTAATGATTTAATAGCAAACACAGGATCCACCACGCATTTCAATAAAATGGACCTAGGATCAAAAACAATCACTAAAATCAAAGAATACTTTGGTATAGATGATGATGTAAAATCCTTTTACAACAAATACGAGCACATCATAGGACTTAGGCCATTTGTATACTTACGCGGCTTATATATCTGGGATGAAATTACTAACAAAGTAAAGTATGAAAAATGTGGTGAATCAGCTCAGTTTATAATGGTTGACTCCACCTACTTTATAAATGGAGGAATTCCTACCAAGTACGGTGAAGTTGAAAATGTTTTAAAGCCCATCAAACCTGCAGGAATCAAGGGAATGTTCAAAAATAAATCCAGAGCATTTATAAATGAAGAATCCTTTAAAATCTTCATCGGCAAATTGCTTTACGACATTCCATACTACAATGGCTTTATCAATAGACCGGGTCACCTTGATTACAAAAAGGAATTTGTAGTTCATGACAAGGATGGTCATGAAATGAAATACTACAATAAATACCTTCCGTTGTCCCATAATCCGGAGGAAGGAGACATTCCACTCAGTCTTGATTTTATAAAACACATATTTGGAACAGGGACTATTACTCACAATGGGAAAGTTTATAACGAATGGGATCTAGGTCTTGATTATCTGCAGCTGCTTTATATGGATCCATGTCAAATGCTTCCCATCCTATTTCTTGTATCTAACGAACGTGGTACTGGTAAAACAAAATTTTGGGAGTGGGTTGGAGCGATTTTTCAAGGTAATGTCAAACCAATAAATTCACATCAATTAAATGGTCAGTTTACATCTTTGTTTGCATCTTCCTTACTTGTTTACATAGACGAAGCATTCCTGGACAAAAAAGAAACAATGGAAAAGCTTAAGTCATTGGTTGCTTCAGAAAAAGGAAAACTTGAATACAAAGGTGTTGATTCTGATATAATCGATAATTTTTTAAAAGTTGGAGGAAGTTCAAATGATGAAGAATCATTTGTTCAAATAACTGATGAAGAAGTCCGTTACTGGATCCGAAAAATCAAACCAATTCCTCAGGAAAAACAATATAAGACTTGGTTTACACAACTCCGCAAGGAAATTCCTGCATTGCTTTATTATTTGGAAAGGCGAACCATGGCCACGGAATACGAACACCGGCAATGGTTTGCTCCGGAATTAATAAAAACAGAAGCCCTGGATGCAATTGTACGTGAATCCAGATCCAGCATGGAAATAACCATTGAAGAAGTTGTACGCGATTACATGTCAATGCATAATAAAGCCGTAGTGCAATTAAGTACTCCGGATTTAAAAGAATTGATCCAAGAAAACACAACTAAACTCAGTACGCTAAGATGGGCATTAGAGCAAAAAATGGGCTTAAAAAATACCGGAGTAAACCGGGAGTATGAAAAGTATAAAATGGAATACGATAACCTGGAACAAGTAGAAAAAACTGTTACTGTTTTTAAGAAATCTACTCCATATACTATCACTGCATCCAGTGTATTTTCCTTAGAGCAAATATTTGATACGTTCACAAACGTGCAAATATTTGAAATGGAGAAAAAAGAATTGCATCTATATGGCAAGTCACTGTTTTGGAAAAAATTCAATATCCGCAACAAGGAAATACTTCGTAAAGTGGATGTATTCAAACCTCGATCAAACAATGCTTTGGAGATGCTAATCAAGGAGTGCGGCACATTCCAGGAAGCATACCAAACTACTTACGAAATCAATGAAAATATTTAA